A stretch of DNA from Peromyscus maniculatus bairdii isolate BWxNUB_F1_BW_parent chromosome 7, HU_Pman_BW_mat_3.1, whole genome shotgun sequence:
AATATGTGCATTTGACAAAATGTAGGAacagaatataattaaaatacttattaatgacTGCACCAGCAGGACAATGACACGGAGAAGTAAGCATCTTTGGTTTAACCACTACATTATGACAACAACCTACATTAAACTCTGGACCAGATGACATGGTCATTTCTTTGTCTAAggagtacaaaaataaaatattgagtcATAACATTGAGAAGAGCAACTAAAGGATGATTCACTAATAGACTCTTACCACTGCTTTTTCCTATTAGGAAGACCCTTAAATTGATTTTCTGTCATCCAAGGAGAAGGAATAACGTGACTAATCCTAGACCCTCCcattggatctgaccaggaatgccagTACCTACCACTACTACAACCAAGAAAACTGCTCTTCTTGCTGTTCATCTCTTTCTCAGAGTCAGTTCCGTCAGGATCATCAGTATCTGGaagaaagtcagtagagagatggatcagaccCAGAATGATCTACCTTCCCCAAGTTACCCTCAGTTAAgtgtttatcagagcaacagaaaacaaaccagaacagtaTGACAGAgggcagaacacagaaaagaaCTAATGAGAGTAGGAGTAGGACAACAATGCAGGGAAGGAATATCTTTAACTACCTAGATGAGGATAACCTACATTAGATGCTGGACCAGATGAAATGGTCACTTCTTCATCCCTGGAGTATCTTATCTTCCTTGAAGAATGGTTACAAAGAGTGAAATAAGAAGCTGAGCCCCTGCCTTTCTACCTAGAGTCCAGATTATGTGACATGAGATGGTCAATCCATACATGACCTTACACCACACTATGTGTTTTGATTTGAGTGTTTAATGTCCCCGTGTTTAAtgtcatgtgtttgaatatttggttcccagtggGTGATGCTGCTTGAAAAGGGATTGGCTCCATCATCAGGAGGTGAATATtccctggaggaagtgagtctctGGGAAAACTTTTAGGCCTCGGAGCCCAGCCACACTTCTGTTAACTCGCTGCCTCCTGAACGTGGATGCAGTGTGAACAACTGGCTGCCTGCACTGGCTAAGACACATTCCATGCCagctgccatggcttccccacaATAATGGAATCATCTTTTTAACTATAAGccataataaaccctttctcaattAAAGTGcttgtcaggtgtttggtcaTAACATGAGAAAAACAACTAAATATAATGATTAAATAATAGTTTCATCATTGCTTCTAGCCCACTTGGAAGACCCTTCAAATTAACATTCCCTCATAGATATCCAAGGAGAAGCAATAACCCAACTGCTCTTAGAACCTCAcattggatctgaccaggaatacCAGTACCTACCACTACTGCTACCAAGAAAACTGCTCTCCTTGCTGTTCATCTCGTTCTCAGAGTCGGTTTGGTCAGGCTCATCAGTATCTGgaaggaagtcagtggagagatgggtcagacccggaatgacctaccaccaagtccattgctttgaaggctgttcttgCTACCCAAGTCATCTTCAGTGTGTCACCACCTATAGTGTTTGTATCTGGAAGAAACCAGTGGAGAATTGGATGTGACCAGATAGGACCTACCACTGCCAAGATCATCACTTTGAAGGCTGCTCTCTTTACACAAGACATTGGCATCTTTGCCCTCATCCatatctggaaggaagaaagtagagAGAGTGAGTAACTCATACCTaggtgactgtagtaggtgaagccatACTGTCTCACTCAAGGTCAaattcagctttttgtttgttcacaTTATTCACTGAGAACCACAGTAGAAGTTTAAGTGTGTTTTTATATTCTGTGTTTGTATCAGGGTCTACTGATGAACTAGGGAGGTTAATATTTCACATATCAAAAGAACAGTGCAAGAAATCTTCattcttttcataaataaaagGCAGCATAATCTACAACTATTGTTGATGACAAAGTAATTATTGAATTTTCAAAGTACCATCAGCAGTCTGCTGATAAACagctatgtctcagagtttgtgGCACTGGGTACTGCGCCCTTtccctctggtcctgagaccttggaACCTTGCATTACTATGGTAATGGCTCTGCTCCTTACTGTCTATTTTAGGAGTGTGCTATGACCTTGAGGGCTGTACAATTTTTCTTAGAATTGTAAGGAGTCTCCGGTTAGACATGTGAGAAGTCAGGCAagagagagggatgagagagaaaactaagaacaaagaacagcagaaaaaaaggTACAGAGGACCAAgaaagagaggagctaagtataagagcagaaaagaagctatgTAGTTAGAATTGACTTAGAGGAATAAAATGAATGGACTGAAAGAGATCTgtgtagattcatttgatatccctcagattggAATCCTAGCCTCTGtgagcatcttccccaggactctgggagaaatctcctcagggcaggtacggggggggggggtatcctCATATCATGGAGGTCAGTGTACACTTAATGTAGGCATTACATGGTCAAGAGAGGTAAGTTCTCTTATGGATATGATACAGTAGCAACAGAAAGGCAGTGTGAAATTTGTACAATTCCTTGCTTCTCTACCCTTTGCACTGGGACACCAAAAATTAAGAATCCTTCATAAACCTCATGAGTGTGAAAATAATTAACGATAAAGGCTTAGTTAAAAGCGCTGGACTACAGAAATGTCACGACATTTgttaaatgtaaaatacaaacaatacCCCAGCTCGATTGAGTGGCTACTTGCAAAGAGGGTGTTAGCCTGGCCTTGGGGCAATGGACAGTTATGTTTACTTTTCATTCTTTACACAGCATGATGTTTTTCAGGCCATGGAGCACATATAGTGTCACCTTCAGTGAACCATAGCCACAGAAAACTACACTGTCTACATTTTACCTCAGGCTACTGGAGtgtttaattttatgtcattGTGACCAAATTGCccgacagaaaaaaaatagagatgaatGTTCTACTTTTGAATCCCTGACACAGAACATGAGTTTGCAAAAGAAGTCATTCAGAGACCTCAGAGGTATAAATGTGTACCTGTCTCTGCCACTGCCTTCACGATGCCTCCTCCCTGTAGTTTCTAATAGCTAAGTCCATGGACATGGGACCCCTTCTATCTGTCTACCACGATGACTCAGAGGCCAGATCATGCCAACACAGTTGTCACGTGATGGTGGGGAGGAAAACAACACTATCTTTCAACTGATCAACCCCGAATAAACCATAAACTGACAGGACAAGATGCCTAGATCACTGTGACTTAATGGACCGAGTGTGTGCATTCTACTTTCTCCCTGACAATTACCCTTGGCAACAGTCTCTGCAGCCAGACCAGGCCTACCTCTGAGAAGGGTGGGGGCTGCATTATCACTGATCAGTATGTGCCTTCCCTACTCACTCTTTCCTCAATGAAGTCCAATTTTTACTAAACAAATTTTGTTTCCATTCACTGGTTACCCAGGGGCAGGACACacagtcctgcttcctctgaactAAAGCCCTCCTTAGCAAATGCCTGAACATACAGACACATCACAATCACACTCTTCAGTCCTGACTGTTTACATATACTGAATGGATAGGCTCCCTATGTTCTCACCAGTCAACATGGAGACTGACCATCAGTAAGAGCAAATACTTTTAGAGCAGAGTCTAACTCATCTTTAAATATGGTCACTTAAAAGAAAGAGACTATATTGATTGaaggcttctcttccttccttccttcttcttctttttttttaagtagacatAGACCCTAAATTGTGTGGTGCTTTGAGCTCCTGAGAATGAGCTAAAGCCTTTCACCAGTTCTTACTGAAAcctgttatttctagaatttcaatAGAACAAACATatacaatttgtttttctttgctgtgacttTGACTGTTAAAATCAATGCTCTCACTGGTGGAAGGTCAGCTCTTTTCCCACTTGTCATTTTTTGttcccattttgttgttgttgttgttgttgttgtcagaCACAGCCTCAGTGTACAGCccaggaggaccagaaactgtCAGAGAGTGAGAATAATCACGAGCTCCTTATAGATTTGTGTGCTACCACTCAGGTTTATGTGGAACTAAAGATCAAACTGAGGGCCTCCTATGTCATAGGTAGACATTTTACCAAGGGAGCTATTTTCCCAGAACATGTGGGctttctctggctttcacactTGTGGAAGTCTGCACCCAGGCACATGGATGCTGACATGGGTTTtgattgttgctgttattttctgtctctggagATTTGATTTGTTTGAGGTCCAGCTAGGGGCTGGAAACCTTCTACAGTGACTAATGGCATCTTGACAGGGTAGTAAGTGGAAGTGTCATCTCATAGCACTGATATTGGACCCTAAGTTTATGTACACAATGATGGTCTTGGCCTGTGTAGTCACACATCTCAACCACTTACCTCTGTGCCTTGGTTGATTCTTCTATGacagagaacacaaagaaataatgCCAGCATGCATGGCTGTGATGAGTTCTAAACTAATATAGGGAAAATgtgcactttaatttttttctcattggagAAATTGATATTGGGTTTAAATAATTGAGATTTCTACCTAGGAGAAATACAAATATAGACACATCCTGGTGCATAAAATCTCAAACTAAAATGATCACAACTAAATGCATGCATAGTAAACATGCTTACAATTTGTTATTTGGgctatcactgtgtgtgtgtgtgtgtgtgtgtgtgtgtgtgtgtgtgtgtgtgtgtgtgtgtgtatgtgtgtgtgtgtgtgtgtgtgtgtttctttttctttacctaAAAGTCTTAAGTGTTACTGTGAGCAGGTAGTAGAAATTGTAGAGTGCACCTGAGAAAAGACAGGCAGTACTTGTAAATTTCTTATCTAAAATGTGTCTTAAGAAAGTGGCTCCATGATACATACGATATGGCTTCCTCTTTGGCTCCACCTACAATTTAGAGAAAAGAAACACTCAGGTACAGAACAAGGTGAGTTCCATTTCCACAGGTTTCTTTCCTCTCCTAGTACTTAGGGTAATTGTAATTAGGATGGGGAAGAATAGTCAAGACAAAGATTATTAGTCTGTCATATGATGCTGTCAGAAAACACCTGACCTTGGATACTTTGGGAAAAAATATCTTTCACACTTTTGCTGATTCAACCCAAATCAGGTTTTCCTATCACTCTATTAAGGGTTTTTAGGATACACTGTCACATGGcagagaaatctttttaaaacctgCTCTCAAGAGTCCCctttgaggggctagagagatgactcagaggttaagaacactgactgttcttccagaggtcctgagttcaattcccggcccCCATAtagtagctcacagccatctgtaatgagatctggctccctcttctggcccgcagggatacatgcaaacagaacactgtatacataataaataaataaatcttaaaaaaaaaaaaaaaaagagttcccctTGAGAAGTGCCTCCATGCCCCAATTAGCTATACATTAAATTTCATgctttatgccgggcggtggtggcgcacgcctttaatcccagcactcgggaggcagaggcaggcggatctctgtgagttcgaggccagcctggtctccaaagcgagttccaggaaaggcgcaaagctacacagagaaaccctgtctcgaaaaaccaaaaaaaaaaaaaaaaaaaaaaaaatttcatgctTTACAGGTCTGGCGACTTCAATGTTCCTATAATTGATATAAGAAACTTCTGCCACAACAGTTCCAAAAACCTACTTACACTGTCTAAAACAGAGAACCCTGCAAGAGAAAGTGGAGatgacacagatatacacactcTTCATAAACACAAGTCAGCTGCCTTTGAAAACATTGATCTGTTGTATGTGTGCtcaagtatatgtatgtgcatcacacgTGTGCAGGAGTCCAGGGAGGCCAGACAAATGGcatagggtgtcagatcctctgggaatggagttacaggtggttgtgaaccaccgtggTGTAAGTGcttggaatcgaacctgggtccttcggaagagcagcaagtgctcttaacaactgagacaTTGCTACAACCCCATCTATTCCTTTTGAGTGTAAATTACACAACTTTAAACATAAAAAGGAACAGCTGTTCAAGAAAAACAAGCCTCCTAAAACACACCTGACAGTGACATTGTGTTTCAGGGATGACTTGgtacaatttcatttcattcaCTTCCTAAGTAAACAACTTCATGTGTAGTGTAcatgatcttttattttattcaaatacagTATCTATTAAAAGCAAAGGAATCAGGAAAGTAGCCTTTCTATCTTAGAAAATGTGATGTTCATCTTACCTTTGATGACCTTGCCAACTCTTCTTGTGGGGCTGTCAACTGGCTGTCCTCTGGAAAAAGTAGAACACAAAATAACAGCTCAAGGTACAATTTGTACTTGCCGAGAAATCTTTGCTTTATATGGACAAAGATCCATGGCTTTAGTCCATATGGCTGGACTGAATGGATGTAGTTCATTAATGAGCATGATTGGGCTACTGCTGGACCAATCTTttcaagaggaaagggaaagtagGAGAATACaagaagagaaataagggacAATAATTTTGGCCTAAGTATGGGGAATCTAAGACAATGTGCACTAATCCATGTTTGACTGTGTGAACACTAAAATGAATCTTAACCTTATACAGGAGCTCTACCATGTCTTCAGACCATTCTGAAGCCCTGAAGATTGACTTTCCTTTCTAGGAATCTCTTAAATCCATGTCAATGCCCACAAACTGAAATACACAGAATTTGCATTTGTCATTAAGCAAATGGGAATTTAAACTCAATAGTCTACATACTGTACTGGGGAAATAGACTTGGTAGCAGGCACAAGATGTAATTATACTCATCCACTCATCCTTTGATACACAATAAGATTACTGAACAGTAGAAGATGCTGATGTTAATACAGTTTCTAAGTAGTAACTATATATAATGCAGTTCTTCTGGTCTTCCTTCAATATGCTAtccatttgtttttgtggtgttgtGTGGCTGTCCATATTCAGATCAGTGGACCCACAGTGTAGTGGGTTAGAATGAGAATCTGGCCTCTGTTGACCACTCCATATCAGAGTTGTCACTAGAATGCTATAGAACATTAATATTGGAATGCTATTCTGAGTTCTTCTACATCCCTGTCTCAGGAGTGCAGCTCATATGGTCTCAGCACTTAACTTCACAGATATCACTAAAAGATATGCCCAGTTGTAACTGACTTTATGGCAGGGTTGGAGACTGATTAAGGACTCTCAGAATGTGCATGCCCAAATCCTCAGTATCAGTGAACTGATCAAAACCATCAGTTCCTTGTGTTTTGCACGTAATGACTCGAATGAAATGCTATATTTGTGTAGCGATATCTGCCCTGGGGTTTGAAAGCATTAGTATGAAGTGgataatgtatataatttatgtagGCCAGCAGAAATCCATACACAGATGATGGCTCTCTTCTATGGTAGCTAATAACTCCACAGTTGAATGATGAGCACAAGTCAACAATTAGGGTGTCACATGAGGGCCACATATCTGTTTCTACATTGGCCCTAAGAGTAGAGGAGCTTGAATACTtctatcactctctctctctctctctctgattctacCCATAAGGGCATAGATCTGTGCTGTTGGTAAGTGATTTAATGAACACAAGGCATGTGGTTTAAATCCTCAGGCATGTTATGTTATTGGCAAAATAAACTGCCCAGTTCCTCCAGCTTAGCCTGAACCACAGACTCATGAAAGTCTTGGGTTCTAAATTCCAAAGCCATTATTCTTCTATGACATACTCCTACTTAGCTCGAAAGCAACCATTTTTCTTTCATGCAGACTTGGGTGGACAAAGCGAGTTAACAGTTTAAAACTTATGCCTATGTTGGCCTAAGTACACACTCAATGTCCACTCCTAAAGTTAGGTCAGCATTGTTCTTCAGAATGTCCCAGTTGCAATACCTATTTCAATAAGGCAGCCCCAGAATGCTGGGTGCACTAACATCACGTATTAAAACATGTAACATTTTAAGACCTGGAAAACCCACCATCTTACATTACTGATGTGTCACAAATTTGAGAGTCTCTCCATTTAGCTATTGAGAAAGTCATAGCAAAGTCTAGAACTCAACTTTTGAAAGAGCTCAAAATGAAGGGTCAGGAGAACTAAGCCACACAGCACACTGAAACAGTTTTAGCCATTAACATCTTTTCAAATCTATAGGTAACCACAATTCTCTCTGTGAATAATTctaatcatattatatatatacattatatactaaTTGCTGAATGTAAAACAATATTAAGTTTCTATGCTCGTATTCATCAGTCTTTACAGTTGACCCTAATCCTCTACTTTTGTGTATTAAAACTGACTCCACACTGAAAAGGCAATTACCACATTTGACGATGCTTAGCTCTGTGGGGAAGTAGGCTCACACATTACCTCTAATTGATATCCCTGGCAATTCAGATGGCTCACAAAGCAAATGTTTTCAGATTAATGAAATATAGAAAGTGCACACTCCCATGAACCATCACATACATGGAAAACACATATCCATATTTTCCTGACTAAAATGAAcctttcagggggaaaaaaggaatgtatgttaaaaataaggatacagctgggaggtggtggctcacgcctttaatcccagcacttgggaggtagaaacaggcggatctctgagttcgaggccagactgggctacagagtgagttccaggaaaggtgcaaagctacagagaaactctgtcttgaaaaacaaaaataaaaaaacaacagaaaaataaagacacacacacacttgttataTGAAATGTCTCAAAACATCTccataattttttgagattaataatTTAAACACATATAACTTAAATCTTATCAAAATATACTTTACAAAagttattgtatttataccaCAGAGCATCTAGTAAGGAAAAGCTTAACAACATAAGGTATAATaggaatttacacacacacacacaaatcccacacacatacaatagttaatattggttgtcaatttgactacatcttaAAACAGTTATAACCCAAGCTGCTGGGCATTCCTatgaggaatttcttttctttttctattttcctttggtttttcgagacagggtttctctgtgtagttttggtggctgtcctggatctcacttggtagcccaggctgtcctcaaactcacagagatccgcctgcctctgcatcctgagtgctgggattaaaggcgtgcaccaccaccacctggcctgagggattttcttgatttgaTTATTTGAATCAGTAAGATCCAGCTTACATCTGGGCTGCACCTTCTGGTGTCGGCACAGGTACAAGGACATGGAATAAGGAAAGTCTGTTGTTTGCCTGCTTTCCTCACTCTCACTGGTGAGCACAGCGACCCTGCTGCCGAGGCATTCCTTTGCCAGTCTTAGCACCAATTTCCTTGGGActccaatgtagactgaagatcagcagctctccaggaatcctccaggactcCAGTGCCAGACTGAGAACGCTAAGACATCCAGCCTTTGAACTCAACCCCTGCTGGATTCTCAGTCTTTTAAGCATGAGACAGCCTTTGTTGAACTACGCAGACAGCATCctataagccaatctaataagtcCCCttgatgtatacatacatatattctctCTATTCTGTTCCTTCAGAGAACCCTATTTATAACATTAGAGAAAGGTTAAAGTCAAATTGCTTTACAGGACAATCAAATACATGAGATAGAATAAAAGTATAAAGCACAATCAAAactatatataaagaaagaaatatttgaacaaaatattttgaaaactattaaCCAACTAAAGGCATAGCATCCAGTGGTGAATATCATACCTTTGGAGGTACAGTTATCGCCCATTTTAAACGTTtaccacaatcaaaatatcagagTCTATGTTATCCTAGGTGCTAGTTAAGAAGTCTCAATGAAACTGAAATTCAAAACAGAGGCGCAAACATATATAATCACGTAACCACGGCAACAGAATATGCAAGAGTGACATCACAATCTATACTGTGACATCTATCATCTGCTACAAGAGTTATAATACAAGGCAAGAGTCCTAatacaagttcaagaccacatttaTCAATAAGTTAATGGtttggcaaaatggctcagctctAAGTGTcgtacaagcctgacaacctgagttcagtcaccagaACCCATGATGAAACTTCCAAAGTCATTTTTTAGTGTActattgtggggcgtttacccaccacccccacagcttcccagagttttcttgagtgcgagcagcaggaaatattagatagaaggatttatagcggagaatcttgtggagataaacagatagaaaataaaggatagcctcgagagggcctggaacctattccaacgggcccggactgtctctggtccagggtttttatagagacgccaaggggtggagcaaaagacctcctcccccagcacagccaagtgcagaccatctcagacacctgtactcaggcccgtggtcctgatcatcctctatttggacctgctgggtaaagccacgaggaaccccagaacgggctcccacaggtccccccttcttaatatataaaaaaataactattaatggcttacagcaatctccatagctgttacacctcccagtatgggagtagaggatgatatagatggcatttctcttttgaattaggtccaaggtgactacagcagtcttagctgcctcaagccctttctaaaccaaaactcggtgactacaaacttcaagaatcccttagcttcatcattaccattaacaggttaacaaatattgctatacatagtcactattctctcaatcttacaactcaaagcaaactcttaacagaaccattagaattagcatatatggtgctatatagagttaacaattttctccgtcttacaaccttaactcaatcatttgaattttcttgttaacataggaaaaacttcgatgtatttacatcaaacttaaatattttcttaactccacaaaaccagggtgcattaatatcaataggtttctgcgaacataattcaatctcataactcctccttttctttataattttttaaacaaagtctcaaacctagttagaggaacccaaacttatctgtttgaacagttccatttgtaacataaaaccagttccataagtaatttcatttttacataaacagtttcacaaaacaactcataaatcaccagttaataaagcatatacgcatacacaaaattgcatcttgattctaagtagaaatacatttcttcatttaaacagtttcatttttaacccaattccagaaaaccgttcctaggtcattactataagtaaactcaaaattgtcccattgcaatgaaatctctattgttcatttcatttaagtaccaaaattcaaatgataaatattggtactagccttccaaatttgaagaaatccataaccaaaatgtttttgtaatttttatctcattttaaattcaaaaagttcaaacaagaaataaattctggtatcaggctttcacttccaaatatgaagagatgtttttcaaccaaaactttttgcagttaatttttgttcaaacaagcgtctctgcaacttttgttctcacagacagacctttttagtatagtaagattttaaaccgcaccgtttttgctgttagctcaggtttttctgtgctgcgttgatattccatggatctcagccgcggatgccttgtgctggttctggcctccgccattcttagcttcttagcggcttctggagcttttgaaaccattcagactgcctaccttgcagtctactaggacactatctcctgtgtctcaggtgttttcaccatatacattaatagactcacacttaacatttacactttacaaacccacataacatgtgcttaagcataaactcactcaacatttacacatttttacaaactcacatattaacatctacttatttatactttaaggaaactatagatctactttagcaaatatatttcttattaattctcatatatttatattcattccatcttatttcttatttaaacttacatttacaactagcatcttacaagcttattactacatgtcttaagactaccttagatacttcttacaagcttatattcttaaaggaactctatagatctattttacaaacttatataggctacc
This window harbors:
- the LOC143274207 gene encoding uncharacterized protein LOC143274207 produces the protein MGDNCTSKEDSQLTAPQEELARSSKVEPKRKPYHMDEGKDANVLCKESSLQSDDLGSDTDEPDQTDSENEMNSKESSFLGSSSDTDDPDGTDSEKEMNSKKSSFLGCSSGMSDKDQMKTPPKEKINPSLIKVESRKCRCRMYSGMTCFKSHTVDKNCIFTAPLFSERPGSHENGRFSFKQLLIFQETHHGYVSLVLSYLPY